One genomic segment of [Phormidium] sp. ETS-05 includes these proteins:
- a CDS encoding Ig-like domain-containing protein, with protein MEQAGGQTDPAPTSPINYTVTFSEPVTGFDGSDISFTGSTAGGTLTPTITGSGTTYNVAVSGMTTSGTVIPTVIANAATDAAGNPSAASTSTDNSVTYNTIPTVSNISKTGDEDNIITFSAADFTSAFSDADGDSLNTIQITSLPANGTLLLNGVNVTLNQDIYRRQYLQPHIYPHRRLQR; from the coding sequence ATAGAACAAGCAGGCGGACAAACCGACCCCGCTCCCACTTCTCCCATCAACTACACCGTCACCTTCTCAGAACCAGTCACCGGTTTTGACGGCAGCGACATCAGCTTCACCGGTAGTACCGCAGGGGGCACCTTAACTCCCACCATCACCGGTAGCGGCACCACCTATAATGTAGCCGTTAGTGGCATGACCACCAGCGGCACAGTCATCCCCACTGTTATTGCTAATGCTGCCACTGACGCCGCAGGCAACCCCTCAGCCGCCAGTACCAGTACAGATAATAGCGTTACTTACAACACCATCCCCACCGTCAGCAACATCAGTAAAACCGGCGATGAAGACAACATCATCACCTTCTCCGCCGCCGACTTTACCAGTGCCTTCAGTGACGCCGACGGCGACAGCCTCAACACAATTCAAATTACCAGCCTTCCTGCCAACGGCACATTACTACTCAACGGTGTCAATGTCACTTTAAACCAAGACATCTACCGCCGCCAATATCTTCAGCCTCACATTTACCCCCACCGCCGACTACAACGGTAG
- a CDS encoding calcium-binding protein has translation MVYDAAGNDVIDGGDGHDNLYAQAGDDGINGGSGNDVIFGGLGNDHATGGDGDDILYGGEGSDRLYGDAGNDFCWGIVVMTFCLEVLVSIISPGGRDGMPLF, from the coding sequence ATGGTTTATGACGCCGCTGGTAATGATGTGATTGATGGCGGTGACGGCCATGATAATCTCTATGCACAGGCTGGAGATGATGGCATCAATGGTGGCAGTGGCAATGATGTGATTTTTGGTGGGTTGGGTAATGACCATGCTACTGGTGGTGACGGGGATGATATCCTGTATGGCGGTGAGGGGAGCGATCGGCTGTATGGTGATGCTGGCAATGACTTTTGCTGGGGAATAGTGGTAATGACTTTTTGTTTGGAGGTACTGGTATCGATAATCTCACCGGGGGGACGGGACGGGATGCCTTTGTTTTGA
- a CDS encoding M10 family metallopeptidase C-terminal domain-containing protein yields MLGNSGNDFLFGGTGIDNLTGGTGRDAFVLSNGSGGMTVAEADIITDFVKGEDIFYLSGNLNFPQLVISQGMGNLANDGIIQNAVSGEFLAVVKGVAAADIAGSDFV; encoded by the coding sequence TTGCTGGGGAATAGTGGTAATGACTTTTTGTTTGGAGGTACTGGTATCGATAATCTCACCGGGGGGACGGGACGGGATGCCTTTGTTTTGAGTAATGGCAGCGGCGGGATGACCGTGGCTGAGGCAGATATTATCACTGATTTTGTCAAGGGTGAGGATATCTTCTATTTGAGTGGTAATTTGAATTTCCCACAATTGGTCATAAGTCAAGGCATGGGGAATTTGGCGAATGATGGGATAATTCAGAATGCTGTATCTGGTGAATTTCTGGCCGTGGTGAAGGGAGTAGCAGCAGCGGATATCGCTGGGAGTGATTTTGTCTGA
- a CDS encoding Ig-like domain-containing protein, which produces MFSLTFTPTADYNGSTSFTWNGSDGSNYATPATVNLTINPVNNLTINPVNNLTINPVNDPPSFTATNPIPVNEDSGTQTITNWATFNPRPADEASQTATYTVSNISNPDLFSAIPTVDSSGTLSYTPTADANGISTFDVVVQDNGGGNDTSLNPNLHHYR; this is translated from the coding sequence ATCTTCAGCCTCACATTTACCCCCACCGCCGACTACAACGGTAGCACCAGTTTCACTTGGAACGGCAGCGATGGCAGTAACTACGCCACCCCCGCCACCGTAAACCTCACCATTAACCCCGTCAACAACCTCACCATTAACCCCGTCAACAACCTCACCATTAACCCCGTCAACGACCCTCCCAGCTTCACCGCCACTAACCCCATCCCTGTAAACGAAGACAGCGGAACGCAAACCATCACCAACTGGGCAACTTTCAACCCCAGACCGGCTGATGAAGCGAGCCAAACTGCTACCTACACCGTCAGCAACATCAGCAACCCCGATTTATTCTCTGCTATTCCCACTGTTGACAGTAGCGGTACTCTTTCCTACACCCCAACTGCTGACGCCAACGGCATTTCCACTTTTGATGTGGTAGTCCAAGATAACGGCGGTGGTAACGACACATCCCTCAATCCAAACCTTCACCATTACCGTTGA